One part of the Nitrospirota bacterium genome encodes these proteins:
- a CDS encoding type II toxin-antitoxin system RelE/ParE family toxin: MPASLSRNRKILINLVPPWDAVPPVWELRVKQYRVFYDVDEAKKIVYVRAVREKPTNKTTEEIL, translated from the coding sequence GTGCCTGCTTCATTATCAAGAAACCGTAAAATCCTGATAAATTTGGTGCCGCCATGGGATGCAGTGCCTCCTGTATGGGAATTAAGGGTTAAGCAATATCGGGTCTTTTACGATGTTGACGAGGCAAAAAAGATTGTTTATGTCAGGGCTGTAAGGGAGAAACCGACTAACAAAACAACGGAGGAGATTTTATGA